In a genomic window of Phragmites australis chromosome 14, lpPhrAust1.1, whole genome shotgun sequence:
- the LOC133891271 gene encoding probable CCR4-associated factor 1 homolog 9, protein MAGLHEEVQQVWAHNFDREIKLIESLLPRFRYVAVDTEFPGTVHEPALPSYMLSAERRFSLLKANVDELELIQLGLMMFDMGCRLPDLCGATRYVREFNFREFDVRRPRHAPESIAMLRNKGVDFDLTHEDGIDAAVFGPRLRKWLRAGVITFSGGYDLAYMVKMMFGAGYKLLATAVEFERVAKVLLQRKLFDVKEMARYCPSDLRGRLESIVGKLKVARAVREVH, encoded by the coding sequence ATGGCGGGGCTGCACGAGGAGGTGCAGCAGGTTTGGGCGCATAACTTCGACCGGGAGATCAAGCTAATCGAGTCGCTCTTGCCGCGGTTCCGGTATGTGGCCGTGGACACCGAGTTCCCAGGGACAGTGCACGAGCCTGCGTTGCCGTCGTACATGCTCTCGGCGGAGAGGCGTTTCTCACTGCTCAAGGCGAACGTGGACGAGCTAGAACTCATCCAACTCGGCCTCATGATGTTCGACATGGGGTGCCGGCTCCCGGACCTCTGCGGCGCCACGCGGTACGTGCGGGAGTTCAACTTTCGGGAGTTCGATGTGCGGCGCCCCCGCCACGCGCCGGAGTCGATCGCCATGCTGCGGAACAAGGGTGTCGACTTTGACCTGACGCACGAGGACGGCATCGACGCAGCGGTGTTCGGGCCGCGGCTGCGCAAGTGGCTGCGCGCCGGCGTCATCACATTTAGCGGTGGCTACGACCTGGCGTACATGGTCAAGATGATGTTTGGTGCCGGGTACAAGCTGCTTGCCACGGCGGTGGAATTCGAGCGCGTTGCGAAGGTGCTCCTCCAGAGGAAGCTCTTTGACGTCAAGGAGATGGCACGGTATTGCCCGAGCGACCTCCGCGGCAGGCTAGAGAGCATCGTCGGGAAGCTCAAAGTGGCGCGGGCCGTCCGCGAGGTGCACTAG
- the LOC133891699 gene encoding NADPH-dependent aldehyde reductase-like protein, chloroplastic has product MADADIAAVAAASSAGGGSAQPPLAGRVAIVTGASRGIGRGIAAHLSSLGASLVLGYASSAAEAKGLAAELPRAVAVRADVSEEDGVRSLFDAAESAFGARAHILVANAAVLDDKYPSLADTATADFDRTLAVNARGAFLCLREAANRLPRGGGGRIVAVTSAVVGSLPTGYAAYTASKAAVEAMVRTMAKELKGTRITANCVAPGATATDMFFAGKTKEMVRRNVENNPMERLGEPRDIAPVVGFLCTDAAEWINGQVIGANGGYV; this is encoded by the coding sequence ATGGCAGACGCTGACATCGCCGCCGTAGCCGCCGCATCGTCGGCCGGCGGCGGATCGGCGCAACCGCCGCTGGCCGGGCGCGTGGCCATCGTGACCGGCGCGTCGCGCGGCATCGGGCGCGGCATCGCGGCGCACCTGTCCTCCCTCGGCGCGAGCCTCGTGCTGGGCTACGCGTCCAGCGCCGCCGAGGCCAAGGGGCTCGCTGCGGAGCTCCCGCGTGCCGTGGCCGTGCGGGCCGAcgtgtcggaggaggacggcgtgCGGTCGCTCTTCGACGCGGCCGAGTCCGCATTCGGCGCCAGGGCGCACATCCTCGTGGCCAACGCCGCCGTGCTCGACGACAAGTACCCTTCGCTGGCGGACACCGCCACGGCGGATTTCGACCGCACCCTCGCTGTGAACGCGCGCGGCGCGTTCCTGTGCCTCCGGGAGGCGGCCAACAGGCTGCCacgcggcggcgggggccggATCGTGGCGGTGACGTCGGCCGTGGTGGGGTCGCTGCCCACAGGGTACGCGGCGTACACGGCGTCCAAGGCGGCCGTGGAGGCGATGGTGCGGACGATGGCGAAGGAGCTCAAGGGCACGCGCATCACGGCCAACTGCGTCGCGCCGGGGGCCACGGCGACTGACATGTTCTTCGCCGGGAAGACCAAGGAAATGGTGCGGCGCAACGTGGAGAACAACCCGATGGAGAGGCTCGGGGAGCCCCGCGACATCGCGCCGGTGGTCGGATTCCTCTGCACGGACGCCGCGGAGTGGATCAACGGCCAGGTCATCGGGGCCAATGGCGGCTACGTGTGA
- the LOC133890915 gene encoding NADPH-dependent aldehyde reductase-like protein, chloroplastic — protein sequence MADAAAASSPPVSLPLAGRVAIVTGASRGIGRGIASHLSSLGASVVIGYASSAAEAEALAAELPRAVAVRADVADESAVRALFDAAESAFGGGAPHILIACAGVLANAENLSFLAGTAAEDFDRMYAVNTRGAFLCLREAANRLRRGGGGRIVAITSSAVASLLPGYAAYAGSKAAVEAMVRGMAKELKGTHVTANCVAPGPVATDMFLAGDSAERVRRAVEVNPMGRLGEPADIAHVVGFLCTDAAEWVNGQVIRANGGYVS from the coding sequence ATGGCTGACGCCGCTGCCGCGTCCTCTCCGCCGGTGTCCCTGCCGTTGGCCGGCCGGGTGGCCATCGTCACGGGCGCGTCGCGCGGCATAGGCCGCGGCATCGCGTCCCACCTGTCCTCGCTTGGTGCCAGCGTCGTGATCGGCTACGCCTCCAGCGCCGCGGAGGCCGAGGCCCTGGCCGCGGAGCTGCCCCGCGCCGTGGCCGTGAGGGCCGACGTCGCGGACGAGTCCGCCGTCCGGGCCCTCTTCGACGCCGCCGAGTCCGccttcggcggcggcgcgccgcaCATCCTCATCGCGTGCGCGGGCGTGCTGGCCAACGCGGAGAACCTCAGCTTCCTGGCGGGCACCGCCGCGGAGGACTTCGACCGCATGTACGCCGTGAACACCCGCGGCGCGTTCCTGTGCCTCCGCGAGGCCGCCAACCGCctgcgccgcggcggcggggggcgGATCGTGGCCATCACGTCGTCAGCAGTGGCGTCGCTGCTGCCGGGATACGCGGCGTACGCAGGGTCCAAGGCGGCCGTGGAGGCCATGGTGCGCGGGATGGCCAAGGAGCTCAAGGGCACCCACGTTACGGCCAACTGCGTCGCACCGGGGCCCGTGGCCACGGACATGTTCCTCGCGGGAGACAGCGCCGAGAGGGTGCGCCGCGCCGTGGAGGTGAACCCGATGGGGAGGCTCGGGGAGCCCGCCGACATCGCCCACGTCGTCGGGTTCCTCTGCACCGACGCCGCCGAGTGGGTCAACGGCCAGGTCATCCGGGCCAACGGCGGCTACGTGTCTTAG